Proteins from a genomic interval of Microbacterium abyssi:
- a CDS encoding M23 family metallopeptidase encodes MNVEQSAVDAALEAGDSCGCAPSIAERRTLWGKGALTRRNALGLGAIGVVAISAFGIGSGINAAYAADYPSWDDVQRAKKNEASKAAEVSRIKGLIQSLAQRVTETQAAAEAAAAEYYEAQQEYFAAIATAESLQAQADEQALLADDSARKAGQVATQLYRNGGDDTALELFFAGSATNADDLLSRLGTMDKLLEYNQSVYDDAVAARNSAQALSDQAVVARDERDRLQKVAEEKMVAAQEAAQAAQAALDEQSANLETLKAQLEALQSNTSKTVAEYQEGVRVRKAEEARRRAAAAAAAAKAAEEAAKNNGGGGGGGGSAGSGGWVRPHGGYRSSGYGPRSQQCNNNGCSSSWHYGVDLANGCGAPIYAAHSGTVDYAGLNGGWTWGYGNYIRIQHGGGVGTGYGHLSSIAVRYGQRVNAGQVIGYSGNTGGSFGCHLHFEVYINGGYTNPINFMAARGISV; translated from the coding sequence GGATGCTGCGCTCGAAGCAGGGGACTCCTGTGGCTGCGCGCCCAGCATCGCCGAGCGCCGTACCCTCTGGGGCAAAGGTGCACTCACCCGCCGTAACGCCCTCGGGCTCGGCGCGATCGGCGTCGTCGCTATCAGTGCTTTCGGGATCGGTTCCGGCATCAATGCCGCATACGCCGCCGACTACCCGAGCTGGGATGACGTCCAGCGGGCCAAGAAGAACGAGGCGTCGAAGGCCGCCGAGGTCTCCCGCATCAAGGGTCTGATCCAGTCGCTCGCCCAGCGCGTCACCGAGACCCAGGCCGCGGCCGAAGCCGCCGCCGCCGAGTACTACGAAGCGCAGCAGGAGTACTTCGCCGCCATCGCCACCGCAGAGTCGCTGCAAGCGCAGGCCGATGAGCAGGCGCTGCTCGCCGACGACTCCGCACGCAAAGCAGGCCAGGTGGCCACCCAGCTATACCGCAACGGCGGGGACGACACGGCCCTCGAGCTCTTCTTCGCCGGCTCGGCGACCAACGCCGACGACCTGCTCTCGCGCCTCGGCACGATGGACAAGCTCCTCGAATACAACCAGTCGGTGTACGACGACGCCGTCGCCGCACGCAACTCGGCACAGGCCCTCAGCGACCAGGCCGTCGTCGCCCGCGACGAGCGCGATCGCCTGCAGAAGGTCGCCGAAGAGAAGATGGTCGCGGCCCAGGAGGCCGCTCAGGCCGCTCAGGCCGCGCTCGACGAGCAGTCCGCGAACCTCGAGACGCTGAAGGCTCAGCTGGAAGCGCTGCAGAGCAACACCAGCAAGACGGTCGCCGAGTACCAGGAAGGCGTTCGCGTCCGCAAAGCCGAAGAAGCGCGGCGGCGGGCTGCGGCCGCGGCTGCTGCCGCCAAGGCCGCGGAGGAAGCCGCGAAGAACAACGGCGGCGGCGGTGGCGGAGGCGGTTCTGCCGGTAGCGGCGGCTGGGTCCGCCCGCACGGCGGTTACCGTTCCTCGGGTTACGGCCCGCGCTCGCAGCAGTGCAACAACAACGGCTGCTCGTCCAGCTGGCACTACGGCGTCGACCTCGCCAACGGCTGCGGCGCCCCGATCTACGCGGCGCACTCCGGCACCGTGGACTACGCCGGCCTCAACGGCGGCTGGACCTGGGGCTACGGCAACTACATCCGCATCCAGCACGGCGGCGGCGTCGGCACCGGCTACGGACACCTGAGCAGCATCGCGGTGCGCTACGGGCAGCGGGTCAACGCCGGACAGGTCATCGGATACTCGGGCAACACCGGCGGGTCCTTCGGCTGCCACCTCCACTTCGAGGTCTACATCAACGGCGGGTACACGAACCCGATCAACTTCATGGCGGCGCGCGGCATCTCGGTCTGA